The proteins below come from a single Marinobacter bohaiensis genomic window:
- a CDS encoding nitrite/sulfite reductase → MYVYDEYDRQILTERVAQFRNQTDRALAGELSEEEFLPLRLQNGLYVQRLAPMLRIAVPYGMLRSDQLRRLARISRDYDKGYAHFTTRQNVQLNWPALEDVPDILAELAEVEMHANQTSGNCIRNTTTDQFAGVQADEMVDPRPYCELIRQWSTYHPEFAFLPRKFKIAVNASDDHDRAAVQVHDIGLEFTRNDAGELGFRVYVGGGLGRTPVVSPVIREFLPEMDLLTYLEAVLRVYNRYGRRDNKFKARIKILVKAMTPEAFAEKVEAEWEHIKDTPSQLTPEAIERVKAFFTEPDYASLDDNPDALKAPREENKAFDAWVKRNVDAHKKPGYSIVTLTMKKTGVPPGDASDRQLEQIADLADQYSFGEARVTHQQNVVLADVRQDQLFELWRAIRPMGFATANLGTLTDIICCPGGDYCALANAKSIPVAEAIQRRFDDMDYVYDLGDIDLNISGCMNACGHHHVGNIGVLGVDKKGQEFYQISLGGSSQRDASLGKILGPSFAREEMPEVIEKIINVYVDNRTEEESFLDTYRRIGIDPFKERVYA, encoded by the coding sequence ATGTACGTTTATGACGAATATGATCGGCAGATCCTGACAGAGCGCGTTGCTCAGTTCCGGAATCAAACCGATCGCGCCCTGGCCGGAGAACTCAGCGAAGAGGAATTCCTGCCACTGCGTCTCCAGAATGGTCTGTATGTCCAGCGCCTCGCCCCGATGCTGCGGATTGCGGTTCCCTACGGCATGCTGCGCTCCGACCAGCTGCGCCGCCTGGCCCGCATCAGCCGTGATTATGACAAGGGCTACGCGCACTTCACGACCCGTCAGAATGTGCAGCTGAACTGGCCGGCCCTGGAAGATGTGCCCGACATCCTTGCCGAGCTGGCCGAGGTTGAGATGCACGCCAACCAGACCAGTGGCAACTGTATCCGCAACACCACGACCGACCAGTTCGCTGGCGTCCAGGCGGACGAGATGGTTGATCCGCGCCCCTATTGCGAGCTGATTCGCCAGTGGTCCACCTACCACCCGGAATTCGCTTTCCTGCCGCGCAAGTTCAAGATTGCCGTCAACGCGTCCGACGACCATGACCGCGCGGCCGTACAGGTGCACGACATTGGCCTCGAGTTCACACGTAATGACGCCGGCGAGCTGGGCTTCCGCGTCTATGTCGGTGGCGGACTGGGCCGCACACCGGTTGTCAGCCCGGTCATCCGCGAATTCCTGCCGGAAATGGATCTGCTGACCTATCTGGAAGCCGTACTGCGCGTCTACAACCGCTACGGTCGCCGCGACAACAAGTTCAAGGCCCGCATCAAGATCCTGGTCAAGGCAATGACGCCGGAAGCCTTTGCGGAAAAGGTCGAAGCGGAATGGGAGCACATCAAGGACACCCCGTCACAGCTGACACCGGAAGCCATTGAGCGGGTCAAGGCCTTCTTTACGGAGCCGGATTACGCGTCACTGGACGATAATCCGGATGCCCTGAAGGCCCCGCGCGAGGAAAACAAGGCGTTCGACGCCTGGGTCAAGCGCAACGTCGACGCGCACAAGAAGCCGGGCTACAGCATTGTCACGCTGACCATGAAGAAAACCGGCGTGCCGCCGGGCGACGCCAGTGATCGCCAGCTGGAACAGATCGCCGACCTGGCCGACCAGTACAGCTTCGGTGAAGCGCGGGTGACGCACCAGCAGAACGTGGTGTTGGCCGACGTGCGCCAGGATCAACTGTTCGAGCTGTGGCGGGCCATCCGCCCAATGGGCTTTGCGACGGCCAACCTGGGCACTCTGACCGACATCATCTGCTGCCCCGGCGGCGACTACTGCGCGCTGGCCAACGCCAAGTCGATCCCGGTGGCCGAGGCGATCCAGCGTCGCTTTGACGATATGGACTACGTCTACGACCTGGGCGACATCGACCTGAACATCTCCGGTTGCATGAACGCATGCGGTCACCACCACGTGGGCAACATTGGCGTTCTGGGTGTCGACAAGAAAGGCCAGGAGTTCTATCAGATTTCCCTGGGCGGCTCGTCCCAGCGCGACGCGTCCCTGGGCAAAATCCTGGGCCCGTCCTTTGCCCGTGAAGAAATGCCGGAAGTGATCGAAAAGATCATCAACGTCTACGTCGACAACCGGACCGAGGAAGAATCGTTCCTCGACACCTATCGCCGGATTGGTATTGATCCCTTCAAGGAGCGCGTCTATGCCTGA
- a CDS encoding DUF2970 domain-containing protein, producing MAQSDGNRDNQSERPNRRPGVLKVMQSILAGAFGVQSNRRREEDFGSGSPLPYLVGGILFTLIFVIGVALIVRWVLSTQA from the coding sequence ATGGCGCAATCGGACGGTAATCGGGACAATCAATCGGAACGCCCCAACAGACGACCCGGCGTTCTGAAGGTGATGCAGAGTATTCTCGCGGGCGCTTTCGGTGTGCAGAGTAACCGTCGGCGCGAAGAGGATTTCGGCAGCGGCAGCCCGCTGCCCTACCTTGTCGGCGGCATCCTGTTTACCCTGATCTTTGTGATCGGCGTGGCGCTGATCGTGCGCTGGGTGCTCAGCACCCAGGCCTGA
- the metH gene encoding methionine synthase — translation MSDRETRLKQLHNALQERIVVLDGGMGTMIQNLKLEEAAFRAERFADYDQDVQGNNDLLNLTQPALLRNIHADYLAAGADIIETNTFNSTRLSQSDYGLEDLAYELNVAGAQLARQIADEFTAKEPHKPRFVAGAVGPTSRTASISPDVNNPGYRNIDFQTLHENYYEAVKGLVEGGSDLILIETIFDTLNAKAAIYATQQYFEDSGIELPIMISGTITDASGRTLSGQTTEAFWNSIAHAKPLSVGLNCALGADALRPYVEELSNRADAYVSAHPNAGLPNEFGEYDQTPEEMAEIIEGFARDGFLNIIGGCCGSRPDHIEAIADAVAKYPPRRIPEIKPALRLSGLEPFTGDENTLFINVGERTNVTGSKRFLRLIKEEQFEEALSVARDQVENGAQIIDINMDEGMLDSRDVMVDFLKLVASEPDIAKVPIMIDSSKWEVIEAGLRCIQGKAVVNSISLKEGEEEFIAKARSCLRYGAAVVVMAFDEDGQADTFERKTEICKRSYEVLTGIGFNPADIIFDPNIFAIATGIEEHNNYAVDFIEATQWIRANLPHASISGGVSNVSFSFRGNDVVREAIHSVFLYHAIKAGMNMGIVNPGQLVVYDEIDDELRELVTDVVLNRRDDATDRLLDAAERYKGVVGKAREEDLAWREWPVEKRLEHALVKGITNYIIDDTEACRQNADRPIEVIEGPLMDGMNVVGDLFGDGKMFLPQVVKSARVMKQAVAHLIPYIEAEKSEGQQAKGKILMATVKGDVHDIGKNIVGVVLQCNNYEVIDLGVMVPCEKILETAKAENVDIIGLSGLITPSLDEMVHVAREMQRLDFQIPLMIGGATTSKAHTAVKIEPQYKNDLALYVSDASRCVNVASQLLSQTQKPTLSEATREEYDTIRERRKNRGERTKLIDLSAARQRDTGISFEGYTPVQPSFTGLRTFESYDLDELVDYIDWTPFFISWDMSGKYPQIFDDPKRGEAARTLFDDAQVILKRILNEKRLTAKAVIGFWPANRRGDDIVVYADESRSEELTTLHHLRQQDEKAPGKPMLALSDYLLPEDSERCDYVGGFAVTAGIGAEELADEYKAANDDYNAIMVKALADRLAEAFAERMHERVRKEFWGYAQDESLDNDALIRERYRGIRPAPGYPACPDHTEKATLFELLEAPANADMHLTEHFAMLPAAAVSGWYFAHPESKYFAVGKIGRDQVEDYAHRKGVSKAEAERWLAPSLAYDPAE, via the coding sequence ATGAGTGATCGTGAGACCCGACTGAAACAACTCCACAACGCCCTGCAGGAACGAATCGTCGTTCTGGACGGTGGCATGGGCACCATGATCCAGAACCTGAAACTCGAGGAAGCCGCTTTTCGCGCAGAACGCTTCGCCGACTACGATCAGGATGTCCAGGGCAACAACGATCTGCTGAACCTGACCCAGCCGGCGCTGCTGCGCAATATCCACGCCGATTACCTGGCAGCGGGCGCCGACATCATCGAGACCAACACGTTCAACTCCACGCGCCTGTCCCAGAGCGATTATGGGCTGGAGGATCTGGCCTACGAACTGAACGTCGCCGGTGCGCAGCTGGCACGGCAGATCGCCGACGAATTCACGGCCAAAGAGCCGCACAAGCCGCGCTTTGTCGCCGGCGCCGTTGGCCCCACTTCGCGCACGGCGTCCATCTCGCCCGACGTCAACAACCCGGGCTACCGCAACATCGATTTCCAGACGTTGCATGAGAATTACTACGAAGCCGTCAAAGGTCTGGTGGAAGGCGGCTCCGACCTGATCCTGATTGAAACCATCTTCGACACCCTGAACGCCAAGGCGGCGATCTACGCCACGCAGCAGTATTTCGAAGACAGCGGTATCGAACTGCCGATCATGATCTCCGGCACCATCACCGACGCCTCAGGCCGCACGCTCTCCGGCCAGACCACCGAGGCCTTCTGGAACTCCATCGCCCACGCCAAGCCGCTTTCGGTTGGCCTGAACTGCGCGCTCGGCGCCGATGCCCTGCGTCCGTACGTGGAAGAGCTGTCCAACCGTGCCGACGCCTACGTCAGCGCGCATCCGAACGCGGGCCTGCCCAATGAGTTCGGCGAGTACGACCAGACGCCCGAGGAAATGGCCGAGATCATCGAAGGCTTTGCCCGGGACGGCTTCCTCAACATCATCGGCGGCTGCTGCGGGTCGCGGCCGGATCATATCGAAGCCATTGCCGATGCGGTGGCCAAATACCCGCCGCGCCGGATCCCGGAGATCAAGCCGGCGCTGCGCCTGTCCGGTCTCGAGCCCTTCACCGGCGACGAGAACACACTGTTCATCAACGTCGGCGAGCGTACCAACGTCACCGGCTCCAAGCGCTTCCTGCGCCTGATCAAGGAGGAGCAGTTCGAGGAAGCGCTCAGCGTCGCCCGCGACCAGGTCGAAAACGGCGCCCAGATCATCGACATCAATATGGATGAGGGGATGCTGGATTCCCGCGACGTGATGGTCGATTTCCTCAAACTGGTGGCGTCGGAGCCGGACATCGCCAAGGTGCCCATCATGATCGACTCCTCCAAGTGGGAAGTCATCGAGGCGGGGCTGCGCTGCATCCAGGGCAAGGCGGTGGTCAACTCCATCAGCCTCAAGGAAGGCGAAGAGGAATTCATCGCCAAGGCGCGCTCCTGCCTGCGCTATGGCGCCGCCGTGGTGGTCATGGCGTTCGACGAGGACGGCCAGGCCGACACCTTCGAGCGCAAGACCGAGATCTGCAAGCGCTCCTACGAGGTGTTGACCGGCATCGGCTTCAATCCGGCGGACATCATCTTCGATCCGAACATCTTTGCCATTGCCACCGGCATCGAGGAGCATAACAATTACGCGGTGGACTTTATCGAAGCCACCCAGTGGATCCGCGCAAACCTGCCCCACGCGTCCATTTCCGGCGGGGTCAGTAACGTCTCCTTCTCGTTCCGCGGCAATGACGTGGTGCGCGAAGCCATCCACTCGGTGTTCCTGTACCACGCCATCAAGGCGGGCATGAACATGGGCATCGTCAACCCCGGTCAGCTGGTGGTTTACGATGAGATTGACGACGAACTGCGCGAGCTGGTCACCGACGTGGTACTCAACCGCCGGGACGATGCCACCGACCGGCTGCTGGATGCGGCCGAGCGCTACAAGGGCGTGGTAGGCAAGGCGCGCGAGGAAGATCTGGCCTGGCGCGAATGGCCGGTCGAGAAGCGACTGGAGCATGCGCTGGTCAAGGGCATCACCAACTACATCATCGACGACACCGAGGCCTGCCGCCAGAACGCCGACCGCCCGATCGAGGTTATCGAGGGCCCGCTGATGGACGGCATGAACGTGGTTGGCGATCTGTTCGGTGACGGCAAGATGTTCCTGCCCCAGGTGGTCAAGAGCGCCCGGGTGATGAAGCAGGCGGTGGCGCACCTGATCCCCTATATCGAGGCCGAGAAATCCGAAGGCCAGCAGGCCAAGGGCAAGATCCTGATGGCCACGGTCAAGGGCGACGTCCACGATATCGGCAAGAACATCGTCGGCGTGGTGCTGCAGTGCAACAACTACGAGGTCATCGACCTGGGCGTAATGGTGCCCTGTGAGAAAATCCTGGAAACGGCCAAGGCCGAAAACGTGGACATCATCGGCCTGAGCGGGCTGATCACCCCGTCGCTTGACGAAATGGTGCACGTTGCCCGCGAGATGCAGCGTCTGGACTTCCAGATTCCGCTGATGATCGGCGGCGCAACCACCTCCAAGGCTCACACGGCGGTTAAAATCGAGCCCCAGTACAAGAACGACCTCGCGCTCTACGTGTCCGACGCCTCACGCTGCGTGAACGTCGCCTCTCAACTGCTCAGTCAGACCCAGAAACCGACCCTGAGCGAAGCGACCCGCGAGGAATACGACACCATTCGCGAGCGTCGCAAGAACCGCGGCGAGCGCACCAAACTGATCGACCTGTCCGCCGCACGCCAACGGGATACCGGCATCTCCTTCGAGGGCTACACGCCAGTGCAGCCGAGCTTTACCGGCCTGCGCACCTTCGAGAGCTACGACCTGGACGAGCTGGTCGACTACATCGACTGGACGCCCTTCTTTATTTCCTGGGACATGTCCGGCAAGTATCCGCAAATCTTTGACGATCCCAAGCGCGGGGAAGCCGCCCGCACTCTCTTTGACGATGCCCAGGTCATCCTCAAGCGGATCCTCAATGAAAAGCGCCTCACAGCCAAGGCGGTGATCGGCTTCTGGCCGGCCAACCGCCGCGGTGACGACATCGTCGTCTACGCCGACGAATCCCGCAGCGAAGAGCTCACTACCCTGCACCACCTGCGCCAGCAGGACGAGAAGGCGCCGGGCAAACCCATGCTGGCGCTGTCGGACTACCTGCTGCCGGAAGACAGCGAGCGCTGCGATTACGTCGGCGGCTTCGCGGTGACAGCGGGCATCGGTGCCGAAGAGCTGGCGGACGAGTACAAGGCAGCCAACGACGACTACAACGCCATCATGGTCAAGGCATTGGCGGACCGTCTGGCCGAAGCCTTCGCCGAGCGCATGCACGAGCGCGTGCGCAAGGAGTTCTGGGGCTATGCGCAAGACGAATCCCTCGATAACGACGCCCTGATCCGCGAGCGCTATCGTGGCATCCGCCCGGCGCCGGGCTACCCGGCCTGTCCGGATCACACGGAAAAGGCTACCCTGTTCGAACTACTGGAAGCACCGGCCAACGCCGACATGCACCTCACCGAGCATTTCGCGATGTTGCCGGCAGCGGCCGTCTCCGGCTGGTACTTTGCGCATCCGGAGTCGAAATACTTTGCCGTCGGCAAGATTGGCCGTGACCAGGTTGAGGACTACGCTCATCGCAAGGGTGTAAGCAAGGCGGAGGCCGAGCGCTGGCTGGCGCCAAGTCTGGCCTACGACCCGGCGGAATAA
- the nfuA gene encoding Fe-S biogenesis protein NfuA, with protein sequence MALVTVTDSARDYLAQLIEKQDVEGMGVRIFVTQPGTKHAETCLAYCPPNEVVPTDEQVDLEKFTLYLDHTSVPFLEEAFVDYATDRMGGQLTIKAPNAKVPNVDENAPLPDRINYILASEINPGLASHGGEVSLVEIEDGSIAVLRFGGGCQGCSAVSLTLKQGVESTLVERVPELTAVRDVTDHSYTENAYYQ encoded by the coding sequence ATGGCATTGGTTACCGTTACCGATTCTGCGCGGGATTACCTGGCGCAATTGATCGAGAAACAGGATGTCGAAGGCATGGGCGTTCGTATCTTCGTGACCCAACCGGGCACGAAGCATGCTGAAACCTGCCTGGCGTACTGCCCGCCAAACGAGGTGGTGCCCACGGACGAGCAGGTCGACCTGGAAAAGTTCACCCTGTACCTGGATCACACTTCGGTGCCGTTCCTTGAGGAAGCCTTTGTGGATTATGCCACTGACCGCATGGGCGGGCAGCTGACCATCAAGGCTCCCAATGCCAAGGTGCCGAACGTCGACGAGAACGCGCCGCTGCCGGACCGGATCAACTACATCCTGGCTTCGGAGATCAACCCGGGCCTGGCGTCCCACGGCGGCGAAGTGTCACTGGTGGAGATCGAGGACGGCTCGATTGCCGTTTTGCGTTTCGGGGGTGGTTGCCAGGGTTGCAGCGCCGTCAGTCTGACGCTGAAGCAGGGCGTGGAAAGCACGCTGGTGGAGCGCGTTCCAGAGCTTACGGCGGTTCGCGACGTGACCGACCACAGCTACACCGAAAACGCCTACTACCAGTAA
- a CDS encoding DUF445 family protein — MISDNALWTIPLMAAFVGWVTNWLAIQMSFYPVQYMGIGRWFGWQGVIPRKAEKMAHICVDRTLQQFGDLSLVYDKLDPQRIVEQVVSQVTPRLDEYIDEIMYDVQPILWDNLPNFVRNRIYQWAREQLPGRIESLVEDFGDDLSEIVDLKALLSRELKRHPDLMNRIFQQAGAVELRSVINKGALVGGLLGAAILPAWLSFPYPWLLPLAGFGVGFLTNWIAINLIFRPLKPLRVFGWQVQGLFLRRQDEISEVWSQLVAEELLTVEKVADAMIHGREGGRTRAIIQKHLRPLLDQSLLMKLGAQLSVGMTGYTELKKAMNDKAVLATGHVFCDPAFNRERAPIVAGVLARQMKSLAPAEFQDILRPAFKEEELYLMLVGGLLGAVAGIVQLGFLYYWPG, encoded by the coding sequence ATGATCAGCGACAATGCGCTATGGACCATTCCGCTGATGGCGGCCTTCGTCGGATGGGTGACCAACTGGCTGGCGATCCAGATGTCGTTCTACCCGGTGCAGTATATGGGCATCGGCCGCTGGTTCGGTTGGCAGGGTGTTATTCCCCGTAAGGCCGAGAAAATGGCCCATATCTGTGTCGACCGCACCCTGCAGCAGTTCGGCGATCTGTCGCTGGTCTATGACAAGCTCGATCCCCAGCGCATCGTGGAACAGGTGGTGTCGCAGGTCACCCCGCGGCTGGACGAGTACATCGACGAGATTATGTACGATGTGCAGCCGATTCTCTGGGACAACCTGCCCAACTTCGTGCGTAACCGCATCTACCAGTGGGCCCGCGAGCAACTGCCCGGGCGCATCGAGTCGCTGGTTGAGGATTTCGGCGACGACCTGAGTGAGATCGTCGATCTGAAGGCGCTGCTCAGTCGCGAGCTCAAGCGGCATCCCGACCTCATGAACCGGATCTTCCAGCAGGCCGGCGCCGTCGAACTTCGCTCCGTCATCAACAAAGGGGCGCTGGTTGGCGGGCTGCTGGGCGCGGCCATTCTGCCGGCCTGGCTGTCCTTTCCCTATCCCTGGCTGCTGCCACTCGCCGGTTTCGGCGTTGGCTTCCTGACCAACTGGATTGCCATCAACCTGATCTTCCGTCCCCTCAAGCCGTTACGTGTGTTTGGCTGGCAGGTTCAGGGGCTGTTCCTGCGCCGTCAGGACGAGATCAGCGAGGTGTGGAGCCAATTGGTGGCCGAAGAGCTGCTGACGGTGGAAAAAGTCGCGGACGCCATGATCCACGGCCGGGAAGGTGGCCGGACTCGCGCTATTATCCAGAAGCACCTGCGTCCGCTGCTCGATCAATCGCTGTTGATGAAGCTGGGGGCTCAGCTCAGCGTAGGGATGACCGGCTACACCGAGCTGAAGAAGGCCATGAATGACAAGGCGGTGCTGGCGACCGGACATGTGTTCTGCGATCCGGCATTCAACCGCGAGCGTGCGCCGATCGTGGCCGGTGTGCTGGCCCGACAGATGAAATCCCTGGCGCCGGCTGAATTCCAGGACATCCTTCGGCCGGCGTTCAAGGAGGAAGAACTGTACCTGATGTTGGTTGGTGGGTTGCTCGGTGCGGTGGCCGGTATCGTGCAGTTGGGCTTCCTGTACTACTGGCCGGGCTGA
- a CDS encoding TusE/DsrC/DsvC family sulfur relay protein: MSFVMPARNNEGFLEDPSLWTPPVAERIAAESDIALTDSHWEIINMLRDFYAEHEMAPPAARFFVKAVKQHFGEEKGNSIYLMQLFPGTSAVKVASRIAGLPRPTNCL, from the coding sequence ATGTCGTTTGTAATGCCCGCCCGTAACAACGAAGGTTTTCTGGAAGACCCTTCTCTCTGGACGCCGCCGGTGGCGGAAAGAATCGCCGCCGAATCGGACATTGCGCTGACCGATTCCCACTGGGAAATCATCAATATGCTGCGGGATTTTTATGCGGAGCATGAAATGGCGCCGCCAGCAGCCCGGTTCTTCGTCAAAGCCGTCAAACAGCACTTCGGCGAAGAGAAAGGCAACAGCATCTACCTGATGCAGCTGTTCCCGGGCACCAGCGCCGTCAAGGTGGCCAGCCGGATTGCCGGCCTGCCGCGCCCGACCAACTGCCTTTGA
- the tusB gene encoding sulfurtransferase complex subunit TusB — MPTLHILNKDPDHPRFSACIDALRQGDTLLFTENGVLGLLDEALQTPADANIKALAPDLAARGLETASVKPNVAAIEFSDFVPLTLSFEKVVCW, encoded by the coding sequence ATGCCGACGCTTCATATTCTCAACAAGGATCCTGACCACCCGCGCTTCTCCGCCTGCATCGACGCCCTGCGCCAGGGTGATACACTGCTGTTCACCGAAAACGGCGTACTAGGCCTGCTCGACGAGGCGCTGCAAACGCCCGCCGATGCGAACATCAAGGCACTCGCGCCGGATCTCGCTGCGCGCGGCCTGGAAACGGCGTCGGTAAAGCCCAACGTCGCCGCCATCGAATTCAGCGATTTCGTTCCTTTGACCCTCAGCTTTGAAAAGGTAGTGTGCTGGTAA
- a CDS encoding DsrE family protein, protein MERRYLFIIDRAPYGDWSGRETLDMALSAAAFDQPVSLAFSGQGVHWLRAEQAPQGIEQKTGSRNLAAASLFGIEALYVPKAAFDRLGTAFDSGLEITPVASMTELAHQFSDVVRL, encoded by the coding sequence ATGGAGCGCCGCTACCTGTTCATCATCGATCGCGCGCCCTACGGGGACTGGAGCGGCCGGGAAACGCTCGATATGGCACTCTCCGCCGCCGCTTTCGATCAACCCGTTTCCCTCGCCTTCTCGGGCCAGGGGGTGCACTGGCTGCGCGCAGAGCAGGCGCCGCAAGGTATCGAGCAAAAGACCGGATCGCGCAACCTTGCCGCGGCCAGCCTGTTCGGTATCGAGGCGCTGTACGTGCCGAAGGCGGCGTTTGACCGGTTGGGTACCGCGTTCGATTCCGGGCTTGAAATTACGCCCGTCGCCAGCATGACCGAGTTGGCGCATCAATTCTCCGACGTGGTACGCCTGTGA
- the tusD gene encoding sulfurtransferase complex subunit TusD encodes MPAPEAARFALVITGAPYTSQAPQTALQFARAAVAQGHTIDRVFLYGDGVHLASTLTCPPSDEADWPAQWQSFLKTHAVPATCCIASALRRGLLDEGEARRYEKPAANVAAPFVVAGLGDWLEATSQADRTLYFNGSH; translated from the coding sequence ATGCCCGCGCCCGAAGCCGCCCGCTTCGCCCTGGTCATCACGGGGGCGCCCTACACCAGCCAGGCCCCGCAAACGGCCTTGCAGTTTGCCCGCGCCGCCGTTGCCCAGGGCCATACGATCGACCGGGTTTTCCTTTACGGTGACGGCGTTCATCTGGCCTCTACCCTGACCTGCCCACCCAGCGATGAAGCCGACTGGCCCGCCCAGTGGCAGTCGTTCCTGAAAACCCACGCCGTACCGGCCACCTGCTGCATTGCTTCCGCCCTGCGGCGCGGGCTATTGGACGAAGGCGAAGCCAGGCGCTACGAAAAACCCGCCGCGAACGTCGCGGCGCCGTTTGTGGTCGCCGGTCTGGGGGACTGGCTCGAAGCCACGAGCCAGGCCGACAGAACCCTCTATTTCAACGGGAGTCACTGA
- a CDS encoding Bax inhibitor-1/YccA family protein: MDDRRFQVRNGQGSAYAPSQAGRATQIDADAQKVLRNTYSLLAMTLLFSAVMAGVSMAIGLGRGASLVCSLGALALVWLVLPRTANSSAGIGVVFAFTGLLGLGLGPVLNHYLALSNGGAIIMQALGGTAVVFMTLSAYVLTTKKDFSFMGGMLMAGLVVVVVAAIGSMVAGMFGVDVGAFSLAISAAIVLLMSGFILYDTSRIVNGGETNYIIATTGLYLNIYNLFVSLLHIIGAFNDD; this comes from the coding sequence ATGGACGACAGACGCTTCCAAGTTCGTAATGGCCAAGGGAGTGCTTACGCGCCCAGCCAAGCGGGGCGCGCTACCCAGATTGATGCGGATGCCCAGAAGGTATTACGCAACACCTACTCCCTGCTGGCAATGACCCTGCTGTTCAGCGCCGTCATGGCCGGCGTTTCCATGGCCATCGGTCTGGGCCGTGGCGCCAGCCTCGTATGCAGTCTGGGCGCTCTGGCTCTGGTCTGGCTGGTGCTGCCGCGCACGGCAAACAGCTCAGCGGGCATCGGCGTGGTCTTCGCGTTCACCGGTCTGCTCGGCCTCGGCCTCGGCCCTGTTCTGAACCATTACCTGGCTCTGTCCAATGGCGGCGCCATCATTATGCAGGCGCTGGGCGGCACCGCTGTGGTGTTCATGACCCTGTCCGCCTATGTCCTGACCACCAAGAAAGACTTCAGCTTCATGGGCGGTATGCTGATGGCGGGTCTGGTCGTGGTTGTGGTCGCGGCCATCGGCTCGATGGTGGCCGGCATGTTCGGCGTTGACGTGGGCGCCTTCAGCCTCGCGATCAGTGCGGCGATTGTGCTGCTGATGTCCGGGTTTATCCTGTACGACACCAGCCGCATCGTGAACGGCGGCGAGACCAACTACATCATCGCCACCACCGGGCTGTACCTGAACATCTACAACCTGTTCGTCAGCCTGCTGCACATCATCGGTGCTTTCAACGACGACTGA
- the cobS gene encoding adenosylcobinamide-GDP ribazoletransferase — protein MSASPSRLDQEWQTFWLAVSFLTRIPLPIRIDYSQQRMNNSSMYFPLVGLMLGAIYAGVYLALGALFSPLVCVLLVMILHLWLTGAFHEDGLADTVDALGGGYTLEDRLRIMKDSRIGTYGAAALVMALGLKAALLLDARSIPMALLVAPAISRLTPLLLMRALPYVTLSEQSKTKPVASGFPGTRLAVATGIAALIALTATPWMPGIVMTGLTATLGVAMLWGLYLKSQLGGYTGDALGACVALSELVLLMGCTV, from the coding sequence GTGAGCGCATCCCCGTCCCGACTCGACCAGGAATGGCAGACCTTCTGGCTGGCCGTGAGCTTCCTGACCCGCATTCCGCTGCCGATTCGCATTGATTACTCGCAGCAGCGCATGAACAACAGCAGCATGTACTTCCCGCTGGTGGGGCTCATGCTCGGGGCCATCTATGCCGGAGTGTACCTGGCGCTGGGCGCGCTATTCAGCCCGCTGGTTTGCGTATTGCTGGTGATGATCCTGCACCTCTGGCTGACCGGCGCTTTCCATGAGGATGGGTTGGCGGACACGGTGGACGCCCTGGGCGGCGGCTATACGCTTGAAGATCGCCTGCGCATCATGAAGGACAGCCGCATCGGCACCTACGGCGCGGCCGCTCTGGTTATGGCGCTGGGCCTGAAGGCCGCGCTGCTGCTGGATGCCCGCTCAATCCCCATGGCCCTGCTGGTCGCCCCGGCGATCTCAAGGCTGACTCCCCTGCTGCTGATGCGCGCGCTGCCCTATGTGACGCTGTCGGAGCAAAGCAAAACCAAACCGGTGGCCAGCGGCTTTCCCGGCACGCGACTGGCGGTCGCCACAGGCATCGCCGCGCTGATTGCGCTGACGGCAACGCCCTGGATGCCGGGCATCGTGATGACGGGCCTCACAGCCACACTCGGCGTGGCCATGCTCTGGGGCCTGTACCTGAAATCACAGCTGGGTGGATACACGGGCGACGCGCTGGGTGCTTGCGTGGCGCTGTCCGAACTCGTGCTACTGATGGGGTGCACGGTTTGA